A region from the Pithys albifrons albifrons isolate INPA30051 chromosome Z, PitAlb_v1, whole genome shotgun sequence genome encodes:
- the FANCG gene encoding Fanconi anemia group G protein isoform X2 translates to MAATKKRRRGETPEPEREPEQEQEQEQGCLRLWAARCRALAGCWPAARGAGPGAPAAARELRRRQRDGFGELLRSIRGLPAALPTLPLELTVLYNSLLFTAGASDSAIKGEADGIRQGLLRVLEVCGACGQDLSTEELWQKVLQDVTVEELQAPLHRLGALQAAWWLAAGCLGSVAGLFQLLSTAEELEAGNFRIALSLLQEAAGGFCSKKVLAQIFTCLGCCTQRMGKPQTALQHLKRALQVDFQCLPALSHVAAVYHELGETDAELQALAFLYEALEKKPPTAASSSPCFLIRTELLVHTPTFTSLLRHCHPSEVKYLLAQRCLHYGRVADAVEHYLDFLALLQEGLQQQVPLDGSSALPRIPEVFLEAASALEQAGRHQDAITMCEEVISRTTHLIPRMLRVEERLEQSECPLPGAGLAGGLLSQKESLCCLAWRTAGYLHQGWAWAKLGKSKEAITQFSRCLSDLLRVWLCGLGTEPRENLLPEVEVLQKIRLLSLIGRGTQFLELGRHKEALLDFQHSLQISPGDPAAASYLVQALWKLDRKQEAAAHWQKSQSSPGEEGQQEGKGRPLPLYLVSCLEQAVFPHSETLASSIQDYLRTAEQHISS, encoded by the exons ATGGCGGCGACCAAGAAGCGGCGGCGCGGGGAGACCCCGGAGCCGGAGCGGGAAccggagcaggagcaggaacaggagcagggctgccTGCGGCTCTGGGCCGCCCGCTGCCGGGCGCTGGCCGGGTGCTGGCCG GCAGCGCGGGGCGCGGGGCCCGGCGCCCCTGCGGCGGCGCGGGAACTGCGGCGACGGCAGCGAGACGGGTTCGGGGAGCTGCTCCGGAGCATCCGTG GGTTGCCAGctgccctccccaccctgccTCTGGAACTCACTGTGCTCTACAATTCCCTGCTTTTCACTGCTGGAGCATCTGACTCTGCCATCAAAGGAGAAGCAGATGGAATACGCCAGGGGCTCCTCAGGG ttctgGAGGTTTGTGGGGCCTGTGGACAGGATCTTAGCACGGAGGAGCTGTGGCAAAAAGTGCTGCAAGACGTAAcagtggaggagctgcaggcaccTCTGCACCGACTTGGGGCCCTGCAGGCAGCCTGGTGGTTGGCAGCCGGATGCCTGGGAAGCGTTGCTGGCCTTTTCCAGCTCCTGAGCACTGCTGAG gagctggaggctgGGAACTTCCGCAttgccctctccctccttcaggAAGCTGCAGGAGGATTCTGCTCCAAGAAGGTCCTGGCCCAGATATTCACCTGCCTTGGCTGCTGCACTCAGCGAATG GGCAAGCCTCAGACAGCCCTTCAGCACCTGAAGCGGGCCCTCCAGGTAGATTTCcagtgcctccctgccctgtcccacgTGGCAGCAGTGTACCATGAACTGGGAGAGACGGATGCGGAGCTGCAGGCCCTGGCTTTTCTCTACGAG gctctggaaaaaaaacctccaacagCTGCTTCCTCCAGTCCCTGTTTCCTAATCCGAACAGAGCTGCTTGTCCACACACCAACATTCACTTCTCTCCTTCGCCATTGCCACCCCTCTGAAGTGAAGTACCTACTGGCACAGCGGTGTCTCCACTATGGGAG GGTGGCTGATGCAGTGGAACATTACCTGGATTTTCTGGCTCTGCTTCAGGAGGGTCTCCAGCAGCAG GTGCCCCTGGATGGTAGCTCAGCTCTGCCTAGGATCCCAGAGGTCTTCCTGGAAGCAGCATCTGCCTTggagcaggctgggaggcaCCAGGATGCCATAACCATGTGTGAGGAGGTCATCAGCCGGACGACTCACCTGATCCCACGGATGTTACGAGtggaggagaggctggagcagtCAGAGTGCCCATTGCCAGGGGCAGGACTGGCAGGTGGACTCCTATCCCAGAAGGAGAGTCTGTGCTGCCTTGCATGGAGAACAGCTGGATACCTgcaccagggctgggcatgGGCCAAACTGGGCAAGAGCAAGGAGGCCATAACACAGTTCAGCAG GTGCCTCAGCGATCTCCTGCGAGTCTGGCTATGTGGGCTTGGCACTGAACCAAGAG AGAACCTCCTGCCAGAGGTGGAGGTGCTCCAGAAGATCCGGTTGCTCTCTCTCATTGGGCGAGGGACACAGTTCTTGGAGCTGGGGAGGCACAAAGAAGCCCTTTTGGATTTCCAGCATAGTTTGCAGATCTCTCCAG gtgacccagctgctgcctcctaCCTGGTGCAGGCCTTGTGGAAACTGGACCGAAAGCAGGAGGCGGCTGCTCACTGGCAGAAGTCCCAGAGTTCCCCTGGGgaggaggggcagcaggaagggaagggaag GCCCCTCCCTTTGTACCTGGTTTCCTGTCTAGAGCAGGCTGTGTTCCCACACAGTGAAACTCTTGCCAGCAGCATACAGGATTACCTcagaacagcagagcagcacatctCAAGCTAA
- the FANCG gene encoding Fanconi anemia group G protein isoform X1 — MAATKKRRRGETPEPEREPEQEQEQEQGCLRLWAARCRALAGCWPAARGAGPGAPAAARELRRRQRDGFGELLRSIRGLPAALPTLPLELTVLYNSLLFTAGASDSAIKGEADGIRQGLLRVLEVCGACGQDLSTEELWQKVLQDVTVEELQAPLHRLGALQAAWWLAAGCLGSVAGLFQLLSTAEDTGRACCSEGQNKLLCLLKAWRVPPERASLPLVQSAEDLKEILCTAAAFLQGLQELEAGNFRIALSLLQEAAGGFCSKKVLAQIFTCLGCCTQRMGKPQTALQHLKRALQVDFQCLPALSHVAAVYHELGETDAELQALAFLYEALEKKPPTAASSSPCFLIRTELLVHTPTFTSLLRHCHPSEVKYLLAQRCLHYGRVADAVEHYLDFLALLQEGLQQQVPLDGSSALPRIPEVFLEAASALEQAGRHQDAITMCEEVISRTTHLIPRMLRVEERLEQSECPLPGAGLAGGLLSQKESLCCLAWRTAGYLHQGWAWAKLGKSKEAITQFSRCLSDLLRVWLCGLGTEPRENLLPEVEVLQKIRLLSLIGRGTQFLELGRHKEALLDFQHSLQISPGDPAAASYLVQALWKLDRKQEAAAHWQKSQSSPGEEGQQEGKGRPLPLYLVSCLEQAVFPHSETLASSIQDYLRTAEQHISS, encoded by the exons ATGGCGGCGACCAAGAAGCGGCGGCGCGGGGAGACCCCGGAGCCGGAGCGGGAAccggagcaggagcaggaacaggagcagggctgccTGCGGCTCTGGGCCGCCCGCTGCCGGGCGCTGGCCGGGTGCTGGCCG GCAGCGCGGGGCGCGGGGCCCGGCGCCCCTGCGGCGGCGCGGGAACTGCGGCGACGGCAGCGAGACGGGTTCGGGGAGCTGCTCCGGAGCATCCGTG GGTTGCCAGctgccctccccaccctgccTCTGGAACTCACTGTGCTCTACAATTCCCTGCTTTTCACTGCTGGAGCATCTGACTCTGCCATCAAAGGAGAAGCAGATGGAATACGCCAGGGGCTCCTCAGGG ttctgGAGGTTTGTGGGGCCTGTGGACAGGATCTTAGCACGGAGGAGCTGTGGCAAAAAGTGCTGCAAGACGTAAcagtggaggagctgcaggcaccTCTGCACCGACTTGGGGCCCTGCAGGCAGCCTGGTGGTTGGCAGCCGGATGCCTGGGAAGCGTTGCTGGCCTTTTCCAGCTCCTGAGCACTGCTGAG GATACAGGAAGAGCTTGCTGCAGCGAGGGGCAGAACAAACTCCTCTGCCTGCTCAAGGCATGGCGAGTTCCTCCTGAGAGGGCCTCCCTGCCCCTTGTACAGAGCGCTGAGGACTTGAAAGAGATCCtctgcactgcagcagccttCCTGCAAG ggctgcaggagctggaggctgGGAACTTCCGCAttgccctctccctccttcaggAAGCTGCAGGAGGATTCTGCTCCAAGAAGGTCCTGGCCCAGATATTCACCTGCCTTGGCTGCTGCACTCAGCGAATG GGCAAGCCTCAGACAGCCCTTCAGCACCTGAAGCGGGCCCTCCAGGTAGATTTCcagtgcctccctgccctgtcccacgTGGCAGCAGTGTACCATGAACTGGGAGAGACGGATGCGGAGCTGCAGGCCCTGGCTTTTCTCTACGAG gctctggaaaaaaaacctccaacagCTGCTTCCTCCAGTCCCTGTTTCCTAATCCGAACAGAGCTGCTTGTCCACACACCAACATTCACTTCTCTCCTTCGCCATTGCCACCCCTCTGAAGTGAAGTACCTACTGGCACAGCGGTGTCTCCACTATGGGAG GGTGGCTGATGCAGTGGAACATTACCTGGATTTTCTGGCTCTGCTTCAGGAGGGTCTCCAGCAGCAG GTGCCCCTGGATGGTAGCTCAGCTCTGCCTAGGATCCCAGAGGTCTTCCTGGAAGCAGCATCTGCCTTggagcaggctgggaggcaCCAGGATGCCATAACCATGTGTGAGGAGGTCATCAGCCGGACGACTCACCTGATCCCACGGATGTTACGAGtggaggagaggctggagcagtCAGAGTGCCCATTGCCAGGGGCAGGACTGGCAGGTGGACTCCTATCCCAGAAGGAGAGTCTGTGCTGCCTTGCATGGAGAACAGCTGGATACCTgcaccagggctgggcatgGGCCAAACTGGGCAAGAGCAAGGAGGCCATAACACAGTTCAGCAG GTGCCTCAGCGATCTCCTGCGAGTCTGGCTATGTGGGCTTGGCACTGAACCAAGAG AGAACCTCCTGCCAGAGGTGGAGGTGCTCCAGAAGATCCGGTTGCTCTCTCTCATTGGGCGAGGGACACAGTTCTTGGAGCTGGGGAGGCACAAAGAAGCCCTTTTGGATTTCCAGCATAGTTTGCAGATCTCTCCAG gtgacccagctgctgcctcctaCCTGGTGCAGGCCTTGTGGAAACTGGACCGAAAGCAGGAGGCGGCTGCTCACTGGCAGAAGTCCCAGAGTTCCCCTGGGgaggaggggcagcaggaagggaagggaag GCCCCTCCCTTTGTACCTGGTTTCCTGTCTAGAGCAGGCTGTGTTCCCACACAGTGAAACTCTTGCCAGCAGCATACAGGATTACCTcagaacagcagagcagcacatctCAAGCTAA
- the FANCG gene encoding Fanconi anemia group G protein isoform X3, with the protein MAATKKRRRGETPEPEREPEQEQEQEQGCLRLWAARCRALAGCWPAARGAGPGAPAAARELRRRQRDGFGELLRSIRGLPAALPTLPLELTVLYNSLLFTAGASDSAIKGEADGIRQGLLRVLEVCGACGQDLSTEELWQKVLQDVTVEELQAPLHRLGALQAAWWLAAGCLGSVAGLFQLLSTAEDTGRACCSEGQNKLLCLLKAWRVPPERASLPLVQSAEDLKEILCTAAAFLQGLQELEAGNFRIALSLLQEAAGGFCSKKVLAQIFTCLGCCTQRMGKPQTALQHLKRALQVDFQCLPALSHVAAVYHELGETDAELQALAFLYEALEKKPPTAASSSPCFLIRTELLVHTPTFTSLLRHCHPSEVKYLLAQRCLHYGRVADAVEHYLDFLALLQEGLQQQVPLDGSSALPRIPEVFLEAASALEQAGRHQDAITMCEEVISRTTHLIPRMLRVEERLEQSECPLPGAGLAGGLLSQKESLCCLAWRTAGYLHQGWAWAKLGKSKEAITQFSRCLSDLLRVWLCGLGTEPRGFGLSSASCTI; encoded by the exons ATGGCGGCGACCAAGAAGCGGCGGCGCGGGGAGACCCCGGAGCCGGAGCGGGAAccggagcaggagcaggaacaggagcagggctgccTGCGGCTCTGGGCCGCCCGCTGCCGGGCGCTGGCCGGGTGCTGGCCG GCAGCGCGGGGCGCGGGGCCCGGCGCCCCTGCGGCGGCGCGGGAACTGCGGCGACGGCAGCGAGACGGGTTCGGGGAGCTGCTCCGGAGCATCCGTG GGTTGCCAGctgccctccccaccctgccTCTGGAACTCACTGTGCTCTACAATTCCCTGCTTTTCACTGCTGGAGCATCTGACTCTGCCATCAAAGGAGAAGCAGATGGAATACGCCAGGGGCTCCTCAGGG ttctgGAGGTTTGTGGGGCCTGTGGACAGGATCTTAGCACGGAGGAGCTGTGGCAAAAAGTGCTGCAAGACGTAAcagtggaggagctgcaggcaccTCTGCACCGACTTGGGGCCCTGCAGGCAGCCTGGTGGTTGGCAGCCGGATGCCTGGGAAGCGTTGCTGGCCTTTTCCAGCTCCTGAGCACTGCTGAG GATACAGGAAGAGCTTGCTGCAGCGAGGGGCAGAACAAACTCCTCTGCCTGCTCAAGGCATGGCGAGTTCCTCCTGAGAGGGCCTCCCTGCCCCTTGTACAGAGCGCTGAGGACTTGAAAGAGATCCtctgcactgcagcagccttCCTGCAAG ggctgcaggagctggaggctgGGAACTTCCGCAttgccctctccctccttcaggAAGCTGCAGGAGGATTCTGCTCCAAGAAGGTCCTGGCCCAGATATTCACCTGCCTTGGCTGCTGCACTCAGCGAATG GGCAAGCCTCAGACAGCCCTTCAGCACCTGAAGCGGGCCCTCCAGGTAGATTTCcagtgcctccctgccctgtcccacgTGGCAGCAGTGTACCATGAACTGGGAGAGACGGATGCGGAGCTGCAGGCCCTGGCTTTTCTCTACGAG gctctggaaaaaaaacctccaacagCTGCTTCCTCCAGTCCCTGTTTCCTAATCCGAACAGAGCTGCTTGTCCACACACCAACATTCACTTCTCTCCTTCGCCATTGCCACCCCTCTGAAGTGAAGTACCTACTGGCACAGCGGTGTCTCCACTATGGGAG GGTGGCTGATGCAGTGGAACATTACCTGGATTTTCTGGCTCTGCTTCAGGAGGGTCTCCAGCAGCAG GTGCCCCTGGATGGTAGCTCAGCTCTGCCTAGGATCCCAGAGGTCTTCCTGGAAGCAGCATCTGCCTTggagcaggctgggaggcaCCAGGATGCCATAACCATGTGTGAGGAGGTCATCAGCCGGACGACTCACCTGATCCCACGGATGTTACGAGtggaggagaggctggagcagtCAGAGTGCCCATTGCCAGGGGCAGGACTGGCAGGTGGACTCCTATCCCAGAAGGAGAGTCTGTGCTGCCTTGCATGGAGAACAGCTGGATACCTgcaccagggctgggcatgGGCCAAACTGGGCAAGAGCAAGGAGGCCATAACACAGTTCAGCAG GTGCCTCAGCGATCTCCTGCGAGTCTGGCTATGTGGGCTTGGCACTGAACCAAGAG GGTTTGGCCTCAGCTCCGCCTCCTGCACTATCTAG